Below is a genomic region from Spartobacteria bacterium.
AGATTTTTTATCAATATATAAACAGTCAGGGCGAACAGGTCATCCTCTATGCCATTGAACAGCCACCCAGCGAGTTTGAATCGGTCGGTGATATTTTCGAACAGACGCTGGCTCATGAAAAGAAAATCACGGGACTGATCAACGATCTCGCCAATCTGGCACAGGATGAACGGGATCACGCCACGGCCAACTTCCTTCAGTGGTTCGTCGATGAACAGGTGGAAGAAGAAGGCAATGCCCGGGATATTCTCGATAAATTCAAACTGACCGGAGGCCAGGGCAACGGTTTGTTTATGATTGATAGTGAACTGGCTGCAAGAGTTTTTGTGATGCCTGCAAAGCTGTCACAAGGGTAGAATGACGGTGCAATCGATAAATACAAAAGGAGAAATAAAATGAAAAAATATGTATGTAATATCTGCGGTTATATCTACGATCCCGAACTGGGCGATCCCGACAGCGGTGTTGCTCCAGGCACAGCCTTTGAAGACATTCCTGATGATTGGTGCTGCCCTGAATGCGGCGTAGGCAAAGACGATTTCAGTGCAGAAGACTGATCGAACAACTGGAGAAAAATCATGCGTGTAGGCATCATTGGAGCCGGACACGCGGGTGTGGCGGCAGCATGGGATCTGGCGAAGGCGGGGGTACAAGTAACCCTGTTTTCAGCCGAGCCTGTGCTGCCCTATTTTCGTCCCCGCATCGTCGCCTATGCCTTCGGGCAGGCGACTGCGGCAGAAATAGAAATGCATCCGCTGGACTGGTATGAAAAGCAGAACATCACCCTCGTCACAAACGAGGCCGTCACTGCTGTGGAAACACAGAATAGTGACTTTAACATTCGCACAGCAACGAGCGAAACACTGGTTGATCACGTCATCATCGCATCCGGTGCTGGACCGATTATGCCACCATTCGCACGCGGTGATTTTACTTCGGTGGTTCCCCTGTGGTCTATGCAGCATGCAGGACAGATCAGAAACCGCCTGCGGGATGGACTCAGAATGATGATTATCGGCGGAGGCGTCATCGGTATTGAAGCCGCACTGCGCGCGGCCGACATAGGCGTTAAGGTCAGTATCGTCGAGAAACTCGATACATTAATGGCCCGCAACTTCAGCCCGGAAGCATCGGAAATGATTCGAGAATTACTTCAGTCCGCACAGATTGATGTGCTGACCGGACGTTCCGTATCGACATTGACCCAGACAGACAGCGAAACCGTTCAGGTGACCTTTGAACATCATGATCCGGTGAAAACCGACTTGGTGCTCATGTCCATCGGCGCCGCGCGTCAGGTCAACTTCCAATTACCAGACGACGTGACCTTTGATCGCGGCATCTGCGTCGATGACTGCATGCGGACCGCGCACCCGGGGATATGGGCCTGCGGCGATATCGCCCAGTTTACCCAGCCCCTGCCATGTACCGCCCGGGGGGCAACCATACAGGGGAAAGGCATCGCCGCCAACATCATCGCCGGCATGGACAGTCAGGATGCAAAACCATATATCGTGGAGCCGGTTGCGATGTCACTGAAGTATAAAAACTATCAGTTCCATTCTGCGGGTGCCGTCGCCTCAGGCCCGTTGCATGAAGAAAAAATGGAGAGCGATCCCGGAACCTATCGAGTTCGTGTACTGGACGAAAAAGGTCAGCTCCACGGTGTTCAGATGGTGGGAACCGCACAGGACTTCCAGCAGATGTCAAAAGCTGTTGAATTCTAGTCGACATCATCGATTATACATTAAATAACAGCCTGTTATAAAAGTTCCAATGATTGGATGTTTTCGTTTTAAAACTTCCAGACATTGGAACTTTTTTTCTGGAAAGTTCCAACGACTGGAACTTTTTTCGGGGATCAATTATCCAGGAAAAAGATCTCATTTCCCGATGATTCGGTCTTCACAGCACCACTGTCGATGACGGCATAGCCATAAGATATCCGAGCCTCATTTTTTAACTCGACAGTACGCTCGCTACCTCTGCCCACCAGCTGAAACGACGTCGTACCAACCCATTCTTCGCCGCCGTCACGATACACTTGAATCCTTTTATCCGTGTCATTGATGAAAACAAACTGCGCATACTCATCGTCGCTGGAATCCGCCCCAACGTCGCATCCGGACAACAGAGAGCACGTACCGCAAACCGTGCACAACAGCACCGCCCGCAACACATTATTAATATATTTTCTCATTGAACTCCTTGTCTAGAGCCTGTTTCACAGGTCTATTATATTGCAGGCAAAGATGATGGATTAAATAAATCCGATCAGAAGAGGCCTTTTAGCCTCAATTGCCGAAAAAAGCGCCTTACACTTTAAGCTGCTAGCCAGAAAGGTATAAAACACATGGGCATTATTGGCATTCAAACTTAATTTCGTCCAGCACTTCCGACCGTTTATGCACCAAAAGATTATCATGAGTTCCGCCGGATTCTTGAAGAGATGGATCGGCTGTTATGTGAGTCGGGCGTGGAGAATCAGATTGTTTGATGATTGAAAAACGATGTCTTATCCATATTGCAGATTCCATGATTTGGAATCTGGGTGGTTATTCGGGCGTCTTGAGGGGAAGCCGAATACTGAAGGTGGTTTTGCCGGATTTGCTGGTGCAGCTCATAAGACCGTCGTGAGATTCGATGATGTGCTGGCAGATGGACAGGCCGAGGCCGGTATTGGTTTTGCCGACTTTGGTACTGAAAAAGGGATCGAATATTTTATCCATCACTTCAGGGGGGATGCCGCTGCCATTGTCAGTGACGGTAATTTCGGCGTATTGACCGTCATTCGGACAGGTGGCGGCGATGCGGATGGTTCCACCTTCGGGGACGGCATCCCAGCTGTTGACAATGAGGTTCATCAGGACCTGTTTGAGTTTATTTTCCTGTCCGGCAATGAAGATGGCTTCGCCGGGGTCACGGATGATATTGATGTTTTTCTGCCGCAGTTTGTGGTTGAGAAGGATGAGGATATCGTCGATGAGCGGCTGGACGGCGACGCGGCGCATAACGGGTATGCGGTTGATTTTTGAAAAGGACAGGAGGCTCTCTACAATACCGGCGATGCGTTTGAGTTCGGCGTCCACCTTTTCCAGTTTTCGGAGAGAATCTTCGTCCTGCATTTTCCGGCGCATGATGGCGACATAATTACTGATGATGCCCAGAGGGTTATTGATTTCATGAGCAACACCGGCGGCCAGTTCGGCGATGGATTCGATTTTTTGTGAGCGAAGCAGGTATTCATTAACCTGACGGTCACGCGTGATATCTTCGAAGATGATAATGGTTCCGAGATAGCGGTCGTTTTCGTCTTTAAAGGGTCCGATGTGAATGCGCAGGTATTTATTATCGCCATGTTTGAATTCGTCCCATGATTTCTCTGTTCGCTCATCGATGGCCTTCATCAGTTCGGCCGCCTGTTCCGTGATTTCTCCGTCGGCATCTTTGGGAACGATCGCATCCATCGTCAGATTCATGATTCGGTCCTGATCGATTTCCAGGATTGCGGATGCGGCATAATTGGTAAGATAGACATGGTTCTTTTCGTCGAGAATCACGATGCCTTCAGGGATATTTTTAATGATATCTTCGTTGTATTTTTTGAGCAGAAACAATTCCCGGTTGTGATGTTCCAGTTCTTCGCGCGACATAACAAAGGAATAGGTGAGCTTGATAAGCTTCACCTTATCGATATCCTGAATTTCCTCGGTTCCGATATTACGTCCGTTCTGCATGATGGTGACACGATCGGCGAGGTCAAATATCTCGTTCATGTTGTGCGTAATATAAATCACACTGCGTCCCTGGTGGCGCAGACCGAACAGCAGTTTATAAACGCGCTCCATTTCCACCGGCGTAAGCTTAAAGGATATCTCATCGAAAATGATCACTTCAGGATGATTAATCAGCACTTTTGCCAGTTCCACCATATGCTGATCGGCCTGCGGCATCAGGCTGAGAGGGATATTGAGATCGAGATCGATTCCTAATGAATCCAGCAGCTGCTGCGCTTCTTTCTCCATGACACGCCGTCGCACGCCACCCCACCAGTAGCGCTTAAAATATCCGGCATACATATTCTCCACCGCATCCAGCGCATTGATCACGTTATTATGCTGATAGAACATGCTGATGCCGTCGCGCATGGCGGTATGCGGCGTGAAATAAGGCATATCAACGCCGCGATAATAGATCAGACCTTTTTTCATGCGCACTGCACCGCTGAGCACCTTGACGAGGGTGGATTTTCCGGAACGGTGTTCGCCGACAAGACCGTGAATTTCACCTTTCCGAAGATCAAAATCCACGCCCTTCAGCACCTGTGTGGTGCCGTAATTCACATGAATATTGCGCATCTGCACAATAAGGTCGGATGTCATAACGCCATATCCAGCTTTTTCATACGGTTGTACAGCGTACGACGACTGATATTCAGGATATCGGCGGCCTTCTGTTTGACACCGCCGCTGCGTTCCAGTGCATCTTCGATCATGGAACGACTTAACCGTTCGAAGGCATTTTCATAGGACTCCAATTCATCCTGCTGAAGCAGTTTGGTATATTGCGCGGCCAGATGTTCCGGCTCAATCAACGGCTTTTCACAGAAAATAACCGACCGCTCAATACAGTTCTTGAGTTCACGGACATTGCCCGGCCAGGTATGGACGCGGATGATCTCCTCCACAGAAGGTGAGACGCCCTGAATATTTTTGCCATACACCTTGTTGTACTGCTCGATGAAATAACGGGTCAGCATCATGGCATCATCGGTGCGGTCACGCAGTGGCGGCAGGTGCAGCGTAATAACGGACAGCCGGTAATACAAATCCTCACGAAACCGCTGGTCTTCGATCAATTCATCCAGATCCTGATGGGTTGCAGCAATGATGCGGATATCGGTCTTGATGGTTTTATTTCCCCCGACTTTTTCGAATTCCTGTTCCTGAATCACCCGCAGAATTTTTGCCTGGGTTTTCAGACTCATATCGCCGATTTCATCCAGAAACAGCGTGCCGCCATTGGCCATCTCGAAGCGCCCAATGCGTTCTTTTATCGCGCCGGTGAAGGCACCTTTTTCATGACCGAACAATTCACTTTCCAAGAGTTCGTCGGGAATGGCGGCGCAGTTGATCTTGATAAACGGGGCATCGCTGCGCCGGCTCATCTGCTGGATCGCTCTCGCCACCAGTTCCTTCCCCGTTCCGCTTTCGCCGGTAATAAGAACCGGAGCATCGGTGGGGGCGGCCTTATCGAGCAGCGACAATACTTTTCTCATCTTCGCATCATAAGTAACAATGCCGCCCTGCGGCAGATGAACTCGACCGCCTGCCTGCACCGCCTGTCGGGCATGTTCCCCTATTTCCTGCAGCAGCTGATCGAGATCAATGGGTTTGGTATAGACGTTGACGGCACCATAACGCATGGCAAGGACGACATCCTGCACAGTGGGATATCCTGTCATCATCGTTACCGGTAAATCCGAGGCGATGGACTTGATTTTCTGCAGCAGTTCCACGCCGCCCATTTCAGGCATACGAATATCCAGCATCACCATATCGTAGTTGGTTACCGCGATTTTACCCAGTGCTTCGGACGGGTGCATGGTCCAGTCCGCGATCATGCCTTCGGATTCCAGCAGTTCCGAAAGCGAGCGGCACATTTCTTCTTCGTCATCCACAATAAGAATGCGGTAATTCATAGTTAAAACCTCAATTTGAGACACAGATTAACGCTTTTGTGCCCCTTTTTAAAAGTTCCAATCATTGGAACTTTTTTCCGGAAACCTTCCAATCATTGGAAGTTTTTTTGCTGAAAGTTCCAATGGTTGGAACTTTTCAGCTTCGTGCGCTGCGGCACATTTGAAGCGCGAAATAAGTTCTGTCAGCTGCGTCGACTGGTGATCAAGGGTTCCTGCGGTCTGAGCCGTTTCATCGGCACCGGCCATGGTTTGCTGGGTGACCTGATCAATCTGTTCCATTCCGATCTGAATCTGACTCACGGCCTCGGCCTGTTCGCGGGATGCATCGGCTATATGCTGTACATGTTCGGACGACTTGGAAATACCGCCTACCATGGACTGGAATGTTGCGGAAACAGCATGGACGGATTGCTGTCCGGCTTCCACACGGTTCACCGTTTCGTCGATGAGTTCAGCCGTTTCTTTGGCCGCTTTTGCACTGCGTCCGGCCAGGTTGCGTACTTCATCGGCCACGACCGCAAAGCCTTTGCCGTAGGTTCCGGCGCGGGCGGCTTCGACGGCGGCGTTCAACGCAAGCAAATTGGTCTGAAAGGCAATGTCGTCGATGACTTTATTGATCTTGGCTATTTGCTGACCCGATTCCTGGATGGCCTGCATGGCCTGCCCCATCATTTCAATTTCTTTTTCACCCACGCCGGCACTGCGCTGCACCGAAGCGAATTCACGGGAGGCCACATGGGCTTCATTGGCATTTTCATTGGCCTGATGGGATATCTGCGTCATGGAACTGCTGATTTCCTGCAGGGAAGAGGCCTGACGGGTAGCGCCCTCAGCCAGCTGCTGACTTGCATCATTAATCTGCTGTGCTCCTTCATGAACCTGTCCCGCCGTATCCGAGACCTGACTCAGGGCCTCACTCAAGTTGTCGAGCATGGAGTTAACATTTGCCTTAAGTTCCGCCAGCCGCCCGTTGTATTCACCGTTTACACGGATGGTTAAATCGTTTTCTGCCGCCGCGTTCAGTGCGTTGGCCGTTTCATCCAGTGGATCAATAACCGCATCCATGGTGTGATTGATGCCTTCCACGATCTGACGGAAGGCCCCTTCATGATTTTCAGGGTCGGCCCGGAAAGACAAATCGCCTGACTGGCCGGCCTCGGCCAGCTGCTGTACATCCTGAATGAGCAGTCCGATGGCAC
It encodes:
- a CDS encoding ferritin, producing the protein MISKTMTDALNRQINAEVYSAYLYQSMAAYATYTGMKGVANWLNVQAKEEMAHAQIFYQYINSQGEQVILYAIEQPPSEFESVGDIFEQTLAHEKKITGLINDLANLAQDERDHATANFLQWFVDEQVEEEGNARDILDKFKLTGGQGNGLFMIDSELAARVFVMPAKLSQG
- a CDS encoding rubredoxin, translating into MKKYVCNICGYIYDPELGDPDSGVAPGTAFEDIPDDWCCPECGVGKDDFSAED
- a CDS encoding ATP-binding cassette domain-containing protein, which translates into the protein MTSDLIVQMRNIHVNYGTTQVLKGVDFDLRKGEIHGLVGEHRSGKSTLVKVLSGAVRMKKGLIYYRGVDMPYFTPHTAMRDGISMFYQHNNVINALDAVENMYAGYFKRYWWGGVRRRVMEKEAQQLLDSLGIDLDLNIPLSLMPQADQHMVELAKVLINHPEVIIFDEISFKLTPVEMERVYKLLFGLRHQGRSVIYITHNMNEIFDLADRVTIMQNGRNIGTEEIQDIDKVKLIKLTYSFVMSREELEHHNRELFLLKKYNEDIIKNIPEGIVILDEKNHVYLTNYAASAILEIDQDRIMNLTMDAIVPKDADGEITEQAAELMKAIDERTEKSWDEFKHGDNKYLRIHIGPFKDENDRYLGTIIIFEDITRDRQVNEYLLRSQKIESIAELAAGVAHEINNPLGIISNYVAIMRRKMQDEDSLRKLEKVDAELKRIAGIVESLLSFSKINRIPVMRRVAVQPLIDDILILLNHKLRQKNINIIRDPGEAIFIAGQENKLKQVLMNLIVNSWDAVPEGGTIRIAATCPNDGQYAEITVTDNGSGIPPEVMDKIFDPFFSTKVGKTNTGLGLSICQHIIESHDGLMSCTSKSGKTTFSIRLPLKTPE
- a CDS encoding sigma-54-dependent Fis family transcriptional regulator, whose protein sequence is MNYRILIVDDEEEMCRSLSELLESEGMIADWTMHPSEALGKIAVTNYDMVMLDIRMPEMGGVELLQKIKSIASDLPVTMMTGYPTVQDVVLAMRYGAVNVYTKPIDLDQLLQEIGEHARQAVQAGGRVHLPQGGIVTYDAKMRKVLSLLDKAAPTDAPVLITGESGTGKELVARAIQQMSRRSDAPFIKINCAAIPDELLESELFGHEKGAFTGAIKERIGRFEMANGGTLFLDEIGDMSLKTQAKILRVIQEQEFEKVGGNKTIKTDIRIIAATHQDLDELIEDQRFREDLYYRLSVITLHLPPLRDRTDDAMMLTRYFIEQYNKVYGKNIQGVSPSVEEIIRVHTWPGNVRELKNCIERSVIFCEKPLIEPEHLAAQYTKLLQQDELESYENAFERLSRSMIEDALERSGGVKQKAADILNISRRTLYNRMKKLDMAL